From the genome of Grus americana isolate bGruAme1 chromosome 9, bGruAme1.mat, whole genome shotgun sequence, one region includes:
- the PLSCR5 gene encoding phospholipid scramblase family member 5 — translation MASQESQGQTNPVFKDYLPGSSDLPAQNKPVEPASLWKQTSHTHNLPPGLEYLNQLDRIIIHQQVELLEAILGTETSSKYEIKNHLGQRVYFAVEENGCFDRNLCSPIRSFTIRIADNTGREVITVNRPLRCNSCWFPCFLQELEVQSPPGTIVGYVVQNWDPFLPKFTIQNESKEDVLKIIGPYATCGCFEDVDFEVKALNEMSTIGKISKYWSGFVNNVFTNTANFGIQVPVDLDVRIKAVMIGACFLIDLMFFENSLDGL, via the exons ATGGCCTCTCAAG aatcTCAGGGACAAACAAACCCAGTCTTTAAGGATTACCTCCCTGGTTCTTCTGACCTTCCTGCACAGAATAAGCCTGTTGAACCAGCAAGTCTCTGGAAGCAAACATCACACACTCATAACTTGCCACCTGGTCTGGAGTACCTGAACCAG ctggaCCGGATAATTATTCATCAGCAGGTGGAGCTTCTTGAAG CCATACTTGGCACAGAGACCTCCAGCAAATACGAGATAAAAAACCATTTGGGACAAAGAGTTTACTTTGCAGTGGAAGAAAATGGTTGCTTTGATCGTAACTTGTGTTCGCCTATAAGGTCTTTCACCATAAGGATTGCTGATAACACGGGCCGAGAAGTGATTACAGTGAACAGACCCTTGAGGTGCAACAGCTGCTGGTTCCCCTGCTTCCTGCAAGAG TTAGAAGTTCAGTCCCCACCAGGTACAATAGTTGGGTACGTTGTACAGAACTGGGACCCTTTTTTGCCTAAGTTTACTATacagaatgaaagcaaagaagaTGTACTAAAAATAATTGGCCCATATGCAACTTGTGGCTGTTTTGAAGATGTTGACTTTGAG GTAAAAGCTCTCAATGAGATGTCAACGATTGGCAAAATTTCCAAGTACTGGTCTGGATTTGTAAACAATGTCTTTACCAACACTGCCAACTTTGGGATCCAGGTCCCTGTAGATCTGGATGTGAGAATCAAGGCAGTAATGATCGGTGCTTGTTTCCTCATC GACTTAATGTTCTTTGAAAACTCTTTGGATGGATTATAA